TGTGAGTCAATGGAATCGAACAGAAGGAGAGTTGTTGCAGACGTTGATCGACGGGGTCCTGATTCTGTCTCTTAATCGACCGAAGCAGCACAACGCGCTCACCCTCGGTATGTACGCGGGTTTGCGTGATGCGCTGGTTCAGGCTAACCAAAGCCCTGATGTAAGAGTCGTGGTTCTGGAGGGTGTTGGCGCGTCGTTCTGCTCCGGAGGTGATGTGTCGCGAATGGCATCGAACGCCACGGCAAGCGCAAAGGAGGGGGCATCATCCGATCAGGCCACTCGTGAGGCGGACCTGAGACGTCGCACGGAGATCGTTGAACTCTTGCATCAGACATCGAAGCCAACGATCGCACTGCTGCGCGGTCACGTGGTCGGTGCTGGATTGTCTCTCGCGCTTGCCTGTGACATTCGACTTGGGGACGCGACGATTCGCATGATGACAGGGTTTGCCCGGGTCGGGTTGTCGGGCGACTTTGGTGGCCACTACTTTTTGCCGCGTATTGTTGGTATGGCCAGAGCGCGCGAGATGTACTTGCTGTCCCGACCGGTTCTGGGAGAGCAGGCGCTTGAACTGGGGTTGGTCACTGAACTCGTCGATGCCGGGATCCTGCGTGAGCACGGACTGAAGCTGGCCCGAGACCTAGCCGATGGCCCCACGTTTGCCTATGCCAGTATCAAGGCCAATCTGAACGACGGACTGGACGCCGATCTGTCCAGGATGCTTGATCTTGAGGCGCAACGGCACGTCGCGTGTGTCGAGTCAGCAGATCACAAAGAGGCTGTCACGGCGTTTCAGCAAAAGCGCGCTCCGCAGTTTCGTAACCACACAACTTGAAAGCTGCACATGAAGACAGCAAGGTAACCAGACAGAATGACCGTCAGACAGGATAAGAAATGATTGATAAACGTGTTCAGAGTATCGCGAACGCCCTGGAGGGTTTGCGAGATGACTCCACGATCTTGGTGGGAGGATTCAGTACCTCGGGCAGACCTTCCGATTTGCTGCGTGGTGTGCTCGAGTTGGGCATCAGGGGCCTGACGTTGATTGCCAACAACGCAACGACCGGCACGGATGTGGTGGCAGACATGCTTCACGCCGGTGTCATCCGCAAGATTGTCTGCTCGTTTCCTCGCGGTATCGAAGGGCATAGCATTTTT
This sequence is a window from Orrella marina. Protein-coding genes within it:
- a CDS encoding enoyl-CoA hydratase gives rise to the protein MSQWNRTEGELLQTLIDGVLILSLNRPKQHNALTLGMYAGLRDALVQANQSPDVRVVVLEGVGASFCSGGDVSRMASNATASAKEGASSDQATREADLRRRTEIVELLHQTSKPTIALLRGHVVGAGLSLALACDIRLGDATIRMMTGFARVGLSGDFGGHYFLPRIVGMARAREMYLLSRPVLGEQALELGLVTELVDAGILREHGLKLARDLADGPTFAYASIKANLNDGLDADLSRMLDLEAQRHVACVESADHKEAVTAFQQKRAPQFRNHTT